gcctccgtggcgcagtggtatgcgtggtagatttacaaaacggaggtcctgggttcgatccccggctgggcagattgagattttcttaatttgttcaggtctggctggtttgaggcttcggccgtggctagttaccaccctaccggcaaagacgtaccgccaagcgatttagcgttccggtacgatgccgtgtagaaaccggaaggggtgtggattctcatcctcctcctaacaagttagcctgcttccatcttagactgcatcatcacttaccatcaggtgagattgtagtcgagtatcccttgactacaatctcacctgatacttgtaaaaaaaaaaatgcttttagaggcatggtgaaagaaaacaaaacagcaattgccgggtcagctagttttaaaccGTGTATTATTCTATAATACCGCGGACGCTGTATTTCTGTGATGCCTGCAAGGTAgactattaaaaagaaaatttgattattttagaAGACTGTTACAAAATTACTTGGTGATACTgcaattactttattattaaatgaattcATCTTACACATATATGTTAATAGACAGGTAAGTTAATTTGAGTTTCAGAAACAGGATGCAAggcaaacaataaataaagcaaAGTTGATCTATTATTAtctctattttaaaataacactgGATACGATAGTTTGCTTGTAACTATAAATTGATTGTAATATTATGATGAAAAAACTAATATCACAAAGggattaaaattttcatctaCTTTTTATGTTACTGCGGAAATGAGAATAAATAGCAATATCATTTATGTTCATCATCTACATAATAGTTTTCCTTTATTTTCGGTACCAAATTTGAACTGTCTTCATTCTCTTGACTTTCTTCTGTAATTGAAGGACTCCGTACAGTAAAGCTTCAGCTGTGGGTGGACATCCGGGGACATAAATGTCAACAGGCACTATACGGTCACAACctctgtaaataaaaacaataacaattaagttTAATCAAATCAACCAGATTGGTAATCAAGCTTAAGTCTGTACAAGTATAATAAACACTAACAACCACACCCTTAAGATCAGAACATGAAAATAAGAATGACGGTAGTAAGTCCCCAAATAAGATCTAGTACTATTGGTATATAGTCAAATACTCGTATACTtctcataaaaaaatagtaacagcAGGTACTGTTCAGGCTACCGCAAGtagtgtttaaattttttttgaagagAAGTATATCTTGTTAATAGATCAGTTGCAGGTTTTCATTATGGTAACCTTAAACATTCTACTTAAACATTATAAGCAGACATATAAAGAATTCCAGAGACCTGTTGTAGATATATGGCACATGCATGTAGGCTTTCAAAATTGTTCAGTAAGCAATAATTCAGTGTTTTGTTAGTGCCACAATTAGTGAAAACCAAGCAGCTATGTGTATTCTAATGTTGCTTTATTATACTAGCCCTCAATAAACTCTACTGTCAGCATCATGCAAAAAATGTACAGTCCCTTTAGTGATGTTATATAGCTTTTACACTGTATATTGTTTCTTACCTAACAACTGAATAGGAATAGTGATAGTAGCCACCGCCATTTGCACAACTGCCCATAGATATAACCCATCTTGGGTCTGGCATCTGATCGTAAACTTTCCTGAGTGCAGGTGCCATTTTATTAGTCAATGTTCCAGCAACAATCATCACATCTGTCTGACGAGGTGAAGCTCTGAACACCACACCATAtctagaaaaacaaaatattaaggttactataattattatatattctttactatCAAaaagccctgtggatatgacctctgcctccaattccagagggCATCGGTTttaatctggtccggggcatgcacctcacacttttcagttgtgtgcattttaagaaattaaatatcaaaaggtgaaggaaaaacattgtgaggaaacctgctttccagagaattttcttaattctctgtgtgtgtgaagtctgccaatccacattgggcccaCATATTGACCTAAGCTCTTTCTTATAATGTGGTAAAAGTGTAAAAACAGAGTTAATTATTTGACTGTGCTCTATAGGCCCTCTAGACTAGCTAGAACTTGACAGATAAAAATAACTCCACTAGttaatcacattatttttacagtaatattacatacatataataatttatttcctcTGTGTATTGTTGTGATATTACTTTGTAGAGACTGGTCATTACATTGTATAGAATTTGGTGGCACTGCAATATTATTCTTGTTTGTGGGTATGGAGCCATAATAGCctatgatttatatttaatttgtggGATTTACTAACAGCCTGACAGGGTCAAATGTATTGGTTTACAAAGGTCAAGGAAATTATTGTTTAACATaaacagctcactgctgagctcaagtctcctctcagaatgagaggggttaatatattcataaatatagctGTCTCTTTTATTGTGATcacattaatataaaacaaagtatttatactacagcccttcttcatgaatactgtttaccaacaaagaaattaaaaatgagggtataaatcactagtcatttcaaacctaataataattataatgaactcgttcttaaattaaagaaaataaatttgattaataagcttagaacaattagatattatggttaatatattttgtatagtagAGTCtagaacattttataaacaaaccatacataatataaaataaattagttatgaaatggcatacattttctaccttcatttctaatttctctgttggtaaacagtactcatcaaaaaaaggctgtagtataggtaaaGAATGTTTTACCAAATGAAAAATTCCTTAtagcattttcatttcaataaccCCTTTTAACTACTTATAACCAGTAGTGTTTTTCAGTAAGTAAATATGCAATAGTTTACCTTACCTGTCCATGTCATAACGTGGAGCAGCTATGTGCATCATCTCAACAGCACAGCAAGCTAAGCCAAAGGTCATGGGCCACATAGAGCCCTTCCTGCCCCAGTTCAGCAAGTCGTCCAGCCGAGCCACCGCATATTCAGCCATGTTGCTAGTGTCTTGGAAAGGGGAATACGGTCTTCGTTCTTTTGGATCGGGTGCCGGCAAATGAGTTTGTCGAATTTGATCTATCATGGGGGCAAATGCTCCTTTCTTTACAACCGAAAGAACGGTCGAAGGAGCCGCAGCTCCCAAAGCCTTGATAGCTTGCATTTTCACCTGCAACGTAAATACGTAGAAACATAATAACCTTTACCGCGCACTTTTTAGGGCGAAATCTTGACACGGACActctttactgaaaatttaatataatttaacttacAACTTTAGCACATCGGCTATAATATTGACTATACAacttaaaatatcttatttagaaaattaaaaatattttacgtaactaAAAGAGCATTTACAGAGTTTGTTCATcgaaatgtcaatgtcaaatacattacatacttttattttcagaattatgcaaaattatatttttaaatgtactcTATTATTAAAACaccttatttataacaaattcaaattaaattaatttcaagtgtcataaataattacttttttttgtttttgataagAAGTAAGAACTAGATGAATACTGCAGCAAGCTTTCTAAAGTTAATGTTTGTTCAGAAAGATAAATGAAAGCAATTACTGTGTcatgtaagtatttataaaaaaaaaattataattaaataaaattatagtaacTTAAACACTTTTCCTTATATATATCtcctaataaatattgatttagcCATAAGATTTAGCTAAAAGATAATAAAGTACAATTGATTCCGAACAATACAAACACTGTCAGTCTTCGTCCTTCAACTGTCAAAGTGAAATCGAAAATTCAAAagtcaaactcaaaattcaaattttatacGAGAGTGCGTAGAGGaattgtaattttgtaaaaaagtttagtaattaaatattaaaaatactacaACAACTATTAACTACGTCGAAGACGAACCGAGAGACCGTTTTAAACTAGATCTAAATTGCGtctaaatattgatattttaatgacaCACGCTCCTGTTCCGCagtaataaaaaatgcaaaagGTATGAACAATACCGTCTTTACCATAAGGGCACACGAGGCCTGTGCCCAGGACCCCCATTCTTAGGGGGCCCCGAAGGACTGACAATATCAATATCTTTCAAAATATTGACTCTAAGGATATATACTTAATAGAAGATTTTGCTCAACAGAAATCCCAAAAGAAACCGTTATCGTAATCGTAAGCAAAAAACCAGCAGCATTAACTACATCAATaatgacatattattatattatactgtaTTTGATTACCTTTATTAAAAGATCATACttagtaaaaaaatgttactatAANNNNNNNNNNNNNNNNNNNNNNNNNNNNNNNNNNNNNNNNNNNNNNNNNNNNNNNNNNNNNNNNNNNNNNNNNNNNNNNNNNNNNNNNNNNNNNNNNNNNNNNNNNNNNNNNNNNNNNNNNNNNNNNNNNNNNNNNNNNNNNNNNNNNNNNNNNNNNNNNNNNNNNNNNNNNNNNNNNNNNNNNNNNNNNNNNNNNNNNNCTCTGGACTAGCTAGAACTTGACAGATAAAAATAACTCCACTAGTTAATCCCATTATTTTTACagtaatattacatacatataataatttatttcctcTGTGTATTGTTGTGATATTACTTTGTAGACTGGTCTTTACATTGTATAGAATTTGGTGGCACTGCAAAATTATTCTCATTTGTGGATATGGAGCCATAATAGCctatgatttaaatttaatttgtggGATTTACTAACAGCCTGACAGAGTCAAATGACAAAGGTCAAGGGAGTTAttgtttaacataaaatattattagtttatgcCATTGATCAGTTGCTCTGAATTATAAACTGATTTTTGatagtcatcattattaacccctattcagctcactgctgagctcaagtctcctctcagaatgagaggggttaatattttcataaatatagctGTCTCTTTTATTGTGATCACATtacaatgtaatataaaacaaaagtatTTATACTATAGCccttcttgatgaatactgtttagcaacaaacaaattataaatgagggtataaatcactagtcatttcacacctaataataattataatgaacttgttcttaaattaaagaaaataaatttaattaataagcttagaacagttagatatggttaatatattttgtatagtagAGTCtagaacattttataaacaaaccatacataatataacataaattagttatgaaatggcatacattttctaccttcatttctaatttctctgttggtaaacagtactcatcaagaaaggctgtagtataggaaAAAGAATGTTTTTCCAAATGAAAAATGTCTTATagcattttaatttcaataaccccttttaactatactaatagcattaacaactgagtcttagggccataaatcatttctctatatctatctcgcttgcacttatgggtcttatggagccgtctagtgaagggtgtaacaatgaaagacatattatcgataagtaaagtttattatcgtatcttgttcacaaaattaaaaaaattaacaatatttgatttaatataatacatatttcatattatataattattaactaaataaaattaatcttcatctgagtcttcatcatcagaatcttcgtcttctgccaaatttattatatattagtatccatagtgcgcaacgagtaacacatgaatgtatttatttaattgcagtaaacacatttatagcaaaaaaaatatgcaatgcaattacattagaaaccgaccaatcagaatcgtccaaatcattattgactcatcattagcacgtgcgcaggtagccgtttatcgataattagggtgcgcaggtaggcgcgctgcacattcctatcttttttgacttttatgaccggacgactcagatgataatgcgcatactatactTATAACTAGTAGTGTTTTTCAGTAAGTAAACATGCAATAGTTTACCTTACCTGTCCATGTCATAACGTGGAGCAGCTATGTGCATCATCTCAACAGCACAGCAAGCTAAGCCAAAGGTCATGGGCCACATGGAGCCCTTCCTGCCCCAGTTCAGCAAGTCGTCCAGCCGAGCCACCGCATAT
This genomic stretch from Bicyclus anynana chromosome 14, ilBicAnyn1.1, whole genome shotgun sequence harbors:
- the LOC112044434 gene encoding NADH-quinone oxidoreductase subunit B 2; its protein translation is MQAIKALGAAAPSTVLSVVKKGAFAPMIDQIRQTHLPAPDPKERRPYSPFQDTSNMAEYAVARLDDLLNWGRKGSMWPMTFGLACCAVEMMHIAAPRYDMDRYGVVFRASPRQTDVMIVAGTLTNKMAPALRKVYDQMPDPRWVISMGSCANGGGYYHYSYSVVRGCDRIVPVDIYVPGCPPTAEALLYGVLQLQKKVKRMKTVQIWYRK